A single window of Magnetococcus marinus MC-1 DNA harbors:
- the dusB gene encoding tRNA dihydrouridine synthase DusB, which yields MDTYDPIEKLFAQNLAGGPPPLVLAPMAGVTDAPFRLIARRYGADLTVSEMIASQAMIRNTSKSLLIGTAHEEEHPLSVQIAGSDPQVMAEAARMNVDRGAEIIDINMGCPVKKVVKGQAGAALMRDEALVARILAAVVAAVPVPVTLKIRLGWDKSNLNGARIGQIAEQQGVRMLTVHGRTRMQMYRGHADWQCIASIKQAVTIPVVGNGDLHTPQEAKEKWLLSGVDGLMIGRAAMGCPWLFGQIAHYLRSGQEKPPPDLAEQHALVLEHFDRLIDFYGPHIGNRMARKHLAWYAKGLPNSAHYRSAINHCPTPEETRHLVDDFYRGVHNTQAA from the coding sequence ATGGACACATACGATCCAATTGAGAAGCTTTTTGCACAAAACCTAGCCGGTGGTCCACCACCGCTGGTACTTGCACCCATGGCTGGGGTAACCGATGCCCCTTTTCGACTTATCGCTCGGCGCTACGGTGCTGACCTTACGGTTTCGGAGATGATCGCCTCCCAAGCCATGATACGTAACACCAGCAAAAGTCTACTCATTGGTACCGCCCATGAGGAAGAACATCCCCTCTCGGTACAGATTGCCGGCAGCGATCCCCAAGTGATGGCCGAAGCAGCCCGCATGAATGTAGACCGGGGGGCTGAAATAATCGACATCAATATGGGCTGCCCCGTTAAAAAAGTGGTTAAAGGGCAGGCGGGTGCCGCTTTAATGCGCGATGAGGCTCTGGTCGCACGAATTTTAGCCGCTGTGGTGGCCGCCGTTCCGGTGCCGGTCACTCTTAAAATCCGCCTGGGGTGGGATAAAAGCAACCTAAATGGTGCCCGCATCGGCCAAATTGCCGAACAACAGGGGGTTCGCATGCTCACCGTGCATGGCCGCACCCGCATGCAGATGTATCGCGGCCATGCGGATTGGCAATGCATCGCCAGCATTAAACAGGCCGTCACCATACCGGTGGTGGGCAATGGGGATCTTCACACCCCCCAAGAGGCTAAGGAGAAGTGGCTGCTCTCTGGCGTTGATGGGTTGATGATTGGACGGGCCGCCATGGGCTGCCCTTGGTTGTTTGGACAGATTGCCCACTATCTGCGCAGTGGTCAGGAAAAACCACCTCCCGATCTGGCCGAACAACACGCCTTGGTTTTGGAACATTTTGATCGACTCATTGATTTTTATGGGCCGCATATCGGTAATCGCATGGCGCGCAAGCATCTGGCTTGGTACGCCAAAGGACTACCCAACAGCGCCCACTATCGCAGTGCGATCAACCATTGCCCTACGCCTGAAGAGACCCGCCATCTGGTGGACGACTTCTACCGTGGTGTGCATAACACCCAAGCTGCGTAA
- a CDS encoding AtpZ/AtpI family protein, which produces MGQEHHTPEEAVKLAEARKTNQTLREGGPPPPASMGGMGLGFRLATDLVSALLVGGVIGWLLDRAFGSEPWLFVVFIIVGFAAGFRNIMRTFNEAAMAEKSIAPVEKTKDR; this is translated from the coding sequence GTGGGCCAAGAGCACCATACGCCTGAAGAAGCGGTTAAACTCGCTGAAGCGCGTAAAACCAACCAGACCCTGCGTGAGGGGGGTCCGCCACCACCAGCCAGTATGGGTGGTATGGGGTTGGGTTTTCGCCTCGCGACGGATCTGGTCTCGGCACTGCTGGTGGGTGGCGTGATCGGTTGGTTACTGGATCGAGCTTTTGGCAGTGAGCCTTGGCTTTTTGTGGTCTTTATCATCGTTGGTTTTGCGGCCGGTTTTCGCAATATCATGCGCACCTTTAACGAGGCTGCCATGGCGGAAAAAAGCATAGCCCCGGTGGAAAAAACCAAGGATCGTTGA
- the atpE gene encoding ATP synthase F0 subunit C gives MESAAAAFIGMGLAAAGMAGSGIGLGYLFGKTIESIARQPGAEAQMTKYMWIGAAFVEAVALYGLVIAFIIMSKG, from the coding sequence ATGGAAAGCGCTGCCGCCGCATTTATCGGTATGGGCCTGGCCGCTGCCGGTATGGCCGGCTCGGGTATTGGTCTGGGTTACCTGTTCGGTAAAACCATTGAGTCCATCGCTCGTCAGCCTGGTGCTGAAGCTCAGATGACCAAGTACATGTGGATCGGCGCGGCCTTCGTGGAAGCCGTTGCCCTCTACGGTCTGGTTATCGCCTTTATCATCATGAGCAAAGGTTAA
- the atpF gene encoding F0F1 ATP synthase subunit B, which produces MISAAYAATHAAAEHAQSGMPQFDSSTFSSQMFWTVISFVALLLLLKKFVVPAISDVLEARASRIEEELKAAENERKEAAALLVDQRAEVKAEREKIAQLLESARKEADALREQEKAELEAELAKLKSQATQDIEQARRQAMSEVRGVVVEVALAVTEKLITKSIDKAEANKLADEAIRHLEANKDQLH; this is translated from the coding sequence ATGATCAGTGCTGCTTACGCTGCTACTCATGCCGCCGCAGAGCATGCCCAATCGGGCATGCCCCAGTTCGACTCCAGTACCTTTAGTTCGCAGATGTTTTGGACGGTGATTTCGTTCGTCGCCCTGCTGCTGCTGCTAAAGAAGTTCGTGGTTCCCGCCATCTCTGATGTGTTGGAAGCACGGGCGTCGCGGATTGAAGAAGAACTAAAAGCCGCCGAAAATGAGCGAAAAGAGGCCGCCGCGCTTCTGGTCGATCAGCGTGCCGAAGTTAAAGCTGAGCGCGAGAAAATTGCGCAACTGCTTGAGTCCGCTCGTAAAGAAGCCGATGCCCTGCGCGAGCAGGAGAAGGCCGAACTGGAAGCCGAATTGGCCAAGCTGAAGTCACAGGCTACTCAAGATATTGAGCAGGCACGCCGTCAGGCGATGTCTGAGGTCCGTGGCGTCGTTGTGGAAGTCGCCTTGGCGGTGACCGAAAAGCTCATCACCAAGTCGATTGATAAGGCCGAGGCCAACAAACTGGCCGACGAAGCCATCCGTCACTTGGAAGCCAACAAGGATCAACTGCACTAA
- the dctP gene encoding TRAP transporter substrate-binding protein DctP: MHHTMFQIFCTLLTPFALLVALWTTPAYAQNPVQVMRIGATQGMDMTYIRNLRRMAADIEQATAGQVKVEILHNGQQGNEISMVKALIEGKLEGGFVSASTLSQTLPAYQLLLIPRLFVTPNQLVQFIGSRYDQKLRLRAMRKRIQVLGYGGTGFYGVTTFEGRAWPELRGATIRAPGVIAHQKNLELMGLKPSYVPAEAVPEAIQAGWLQGISSTPELLARTRVASQGKQFYSTHHLYGWMTFIVSNRWYANLSKELRQQLRETVANGLRQGFSESLRLEQKLLGDWSAGHGPQPTPVDEQALAEQLKPEVGQQLQALEKRLGLHGQLWQMWVQNNGLMVNTP, encoded by the coding sequence ATGCACCATACCATGTTTCAAATTTTTTGCACCTTATTGACGCCATTTGCGCTGTTGGTCGCCCTATGGACCACGCCCGCCTATGCCCAAAACCCCGTACAGGTCATGCGCATTGGCGCAACCCAGGGCATGGACATGACCTATATTCGCAATCTTAGGCGCATGGCGGCGGATATTGAACAGGCAACGGCGGGCCAGGTCAAGGTGGAGATTTTGCACAATGGCCAGCAGGGCAATGAGATCAGCATGGTCAAAGCGCTCATTGAGGGAAAATTGGAAGGGGGATTTGTCTCGGCTTCCACCCTATCCCAAACCTTGCCCGCCTATCAGCTCTTGTTGATACCCCGTCTGTTTGTGACCCCCAATCAGTTGGTACAGTTTATCGGCAGTCGCTACGATCAAAAGCTGCGTTTGCGCGCCATGCGCAAGCGTATACAGGTTTTGGGTTATGGGGGGACCGGATTTTATGGTGTCACCACCTTTGAGGGGCGCGCTTGGCCAGAGCTGAGGGGGGCCACCATTCGTGCCCCCGGTGTGATAGCCCACCAAAAAAATCTGGAGCTTATGGGGTTAAAACCCAGCTATGTGCCAGCCGAGGCGGTGCCAGAGGCGATTCAAGCAGGCTGGCTGCAAGGGATCTCCAGCACACCAGAGCTGCTGGCACGTACCCGTGTGGCATCCCAGGGCAAGCAGTTTTATTCCACCCACCATCTCTATGGGTGGATGACCTTTATTGTGAGCAACCGGTGGTATGCCAATTTAAGCAAAGAGCTCCGCCAACAGCTGCGGGAAACGGTAGCCAATGGCTTGCGCCAGGGTTTTTCAGAATCCCTGCGGCTGGAGCAAAAACTGCTGGGGGATTGGAGTGCCGGGCATGGTCCACAGCCCACCCCGGTGGATGAACAGGCGTTGGCCGAGCAGCTCAAACCAGAGGTAGGGCAGCAGTTACAGGCACTGGAGAAACGTTTGGGGCTGCATGGTCAGTTATGGCAAATGTGGGTTCAAAACAATGGTTTGATGGTCAACACCCCGTAA
- the rsmB gene encoding 16S rRNA (cytosine(967)-C(5))-methyltransferase RsmB, translating to MSKSHVSERTMAAAAVSAMLSEHLPLETALEQQIHQQSGTSPEMRGRAHEIVVGTIRHMALLEATLTRFMQKDLKAKHHYVRAVLLTALYQAQFMRTPIHSAVDEAVKLVKQQPRDHNLSGFVNAVLRRSTEVELSTTWSAVKDPLKRLATRYSHPLWLVKRWEKRLGMEATEARLAAANAQAPLTLRIHTPKVTVADYLAAAKQAEIEVTVCPEAEETLMLPQGAKVATLPGYSNGWFAVQDRAAQAVARLLAPQAGEAILDACAAPGGKSAHLVALGGAGVVITALDSAQQRLERMGENMARLGIRSQVKLRCADATQPIEGLFDRALVDAPCTGTGVIRRHPDIKWRRNPSGLAEVVKQQQQILQSVAAAVKPGGLLVYATCSLEPDENEQQVARFLKEHPQWKRLPLEAGMAGILPEWIDSAGDLRTEPATHGVDGFYAARLIKDANH from the coding sequence ATGTCCAAATCCCATGTTTCAGAACGCACCATGGCCGCTGCGGCGGTCTCTGCCATGCTCTCTGAGCACCTCCCCTTGGAAACCGCTTTGGAGCAGCAGATTCACCAGCAGAGCGGTACTTCGCCAGAGATGCGTGGGCGGGCCCATGAGATTGTGGTGGGTACCATCCGCCATATGGCGTTGCTGGAGGCAACCCTGACCCGTTTTATGCAAAAGGATCTCAAGGCCAAACACCACTATGTACGGGCGGTGTTGCTGACGGCTTTGTATCAAGCGCAATTTATGCGCACCCCCATTCATTCGGCGGTGGATGAGGCGGTTAAGTTGGTCAAACAACAGCCCCGTGACCACAATCTTTCTGGGTTTGTGAATGCGGTGCTGCGGCGCTCCACCGAGGTTGAACTCTCCACCACGTGGTCGGCGGTTAAAGATCCCCTTAAGCGTTTGGCCACGCGCTACTCTCACCCCCTTTGGCTGGTTAAGCGTTGGGAAAAACGGTTGGGTATGGAGGCCACCGAGGCCCGTCTGGCGGCGGCCAATGCGCAGGCCCCCTTAACCTTGCGTATTCACACCCCCAAGGTCACGGTCGCGGACTATCTGGCGGCGGCCAAACAGGCGGAGATTGAGGTAACGGTCTGCCCCGAGGCTGAAGAGACGCTGATGCTGCCCCAAGGGGCCAAGGTGGCGACGCTGCCCGGTTACAGCAACGGGTGGTTTGCGGTGCAGGATCGTGCAGCGCAGGCGGTGGCGCGTCTGCTGGCCCCCCAGGCGGGGGAGGCTATTCTGGATGCCTGTGCGGCACCTGGGGGAAAATCGGCGCATTTGGTGGCGTTGGGGGGTGCAGGGGTAGTGATTACCGCCCTGGATAGCGCCCAGCAGCGGCTGGAGCGCATGGGGGAAAATATGGCGCGTCTGGGCATTCGTTCACAGGTTAAGCTGCGCTGTGCCGATGCCACACAGCCCATCGAGGGTCTGTTTGACCGTGCGCTGGTGGATGCCCCCTGTACCGGGACGGGGGTGATCCGGCGGCATCCTGATATTAAATGGCGGCGCAACCCCAGCGGTTTGGCGGAGGTGGTCAAGCAGCAGCAGCAGATTTTGCAGTCGGTGGCCGCTGCGGTTAAGCCCGGCGGCTTGCTGGTCTACGCCACCTGCTCTTTAGAACCCGATGAGAATGAGCAACAAGTGGCGCGATTCCTGAAAGAGCATCCCCAGTGGAAGCGTCTGCCGTTGGAGGCGGGCATGGCGGGTATTCTCCCCGAGTGGATTGATTCCGCAGGGGATCTACGCACCGAACCGGCGACCCATGGGGTGGACGGTTTTTATGCGGCGCGGCTGATCAAGGATGCCAATCACTGA
- a CDS encoding two-component system sensor histidine kinase NtrB — MDKAVRFNAAQLLDQTSIGIIALDCDNVIQRVNTAAEKILDRPRQHLLHTPLEKVLPGHPVALDLISRASNLLMPCRFRVAQLSPSPDINLLVSLTATPYMREDGQLQGTILEMEEVGSAEQLEEGRRLNETLDSLGSLALAVAHEVKNPLAGIRGAAQLLEMESTSETGAICTELIRSEVDRISRLLDSLLGLAEDHPINQKNINIHEVLDHVVRLCSSSGAHLVRDYDPSLPEISGDRDKLIQLFLNLISNATEATGKEGEVRISSRISKQIRLTQGRRQQHIVVEIRDNGPGIPHELRKRIFLPFVTTKSNGTGLGLAISQKIVHDHDGQMALESRPGETAFRVFLPLKTIR; from the coding sequence ATGGATAAGGCTGTTCGATTTAACGCTGCCCAACTGCTGGATCAAACCTCCATCGGCATCATTGCCCTGGATTGTGACAATGTGATTCAGCGGGTCAACACCGCAGCTGAGAAGATTTTAGACCGTCCACGTCAACACCTTCTGCACACGCCGTTAGAGAAGGTGCTGCCCGGTCACCCTGTGGCGCTGGACCTTATCAGCCGCGCCAGTAATTTGTTGATGCCCTGCCGCTTTCGCGTGGCTCAACTTTCACCATCCCCCGATATTAATCTGCTGGTCTCCCTGACCGCGACCCCTTACATGCGTGAGGATGGACAGCTACAGGGCACCATTTTAGAGATGGAGGAGGTCGGCTCGGCAGAACAGTTGGAAGAGGGCCGCCGCCTGAATGAAACCCTGGATTCTCTTGGCTCGCTGGCTTTGGCGGTGGCCCATGAGGTCAAAAATCCGCTGGCTGGCATCCGGGGTGCCGCGCAGCTATTAGAAATGGAGAGTACCAGCGAAACCGGGGCAATCTGTACCGAGCTGATCCGCTCCGAGGTGGACCGCATCAGTCGGCTGTTGGATAGTTTGCTGGGGTTGGCCGAAGACCACCCGATCAACCAAAAAAACATCAATATTCATGAGGTTCTGGATCATGTGGTACGCCTCTGTTCCAGCTCTGGGGCCCATTTGGTACGGGATTATGATCCCTCTCTGCCGGAGATCTCAGGGGATCGGGATAAGTTGATACAGCTCTTTCTTAACCTTATCTCCAATGCCACGGAGGCCACCGGTAAAGAGGGTGAAGTGCGTATCTCCAGCCGCATTTCTAAGCAGATTCGGCTTACCCAGGGGCGTCGACAACAGCATATTGTGGTGGAGATTCGGGACAATGGTCCAGGTATTCCCCATGAGCTACGCAAGCGGATTTTTCTACCCTTTGTTACCACCAAATCCAACGGCACGGGGTTGGGTTTGGCGATTTCACAAAAGATTGTACACGACCACGATGGGCAGATGGCCCTAGAGAGTCGACCAGGGGAGACCGCGTTTCGGGTTTTTCTGCCCCTGAAAACCATACGCTAA
- the ssb gene encoding single-stranded DNA-binding protein → MAFSLNKVQLIGNLGADPEVRYTQAGKAMANLNIATSESWNDQQGQRQERTEWHRVVIFGKAAEIAQQYMRKGSKVYIEGQLQTRKWQDQSGQDRYTTEVVISGFNGQMIILDRPSGGGFGGGGAPAGGFGGGAPNAGFAGGPPQGSPAPSGAANQGSGTFSSPADTFNEGPDFDDDIPF, encoded by the coding sequence ATGGCCTTTTCCCTTAATAAAGTACAACTGATTGGCAATCTGGGTGCAGACCCAGAGGTGCGCTATACCCAGGCGGGTAAGGCGATGGCCAATTTAAACATTGCCACCAGTGAATCATGGAACGATCAACAGGGCCAGCGCCAAGAGCGTACCGAATGGCACCGGGTTGTGATCTTTGGCAAAGCCGCAGAGATCGCCCAGCAATATATGCGTAAAGGCAGCAAGGTCTATATCGAAGGGCAGCTGCAAACCCGCAAATGGCAGGATCAGAGCGGTCAAGATCGCTACACCACCGAAGTGGTGATCAGCGGCTTTAATGGGCAGATGATTATCTTAGACCGGCCCAGCGGCGGCGGCTTTGGTGGCGGCGGGGCCCCAGCCGGAGGTTTTGGCGGTGGTGCGCCCAACGCGGGTTTTGCTGGCGGCCCCCCCCAGGGTAGTCCTGCCCCGAGCGGTGCTGCCAACCAAGGCAGCGGCACCTTCTCATCCCCGGCGGATACCTTTAATGAAGGCCCCGACTTTGATGATGATATCCCCTTTTAG
- a CDS encoding F0F1 ATP synthase subunit A, producing MSAEAMHAAASAAPKMDPLHHFMVQKVVPIEIAGIDLSITNSTIWMWLAVAVAFLFMKWSFRGRAEDKLIPTKMQSLAEMTFTFVRQIVDQNIGGAEGRKYFPAIFTLFLLVLFCNLLGLIPGSFTPTSQLVVTATLALSVFFFATGLAIVKHGTGFIGFFVPSGVPPMLLILMVPIEIVSYLSRPVSLSVRLFANMTAGHTVLAIMFFFAATLPLGGLLMPAAFATVFTGFELFIGFIQAYIFTILTCVYINDALHLH from the coding sequence ATGAGCGCCGAAGCCATGCATGCAGCCGCCAGTGCGGCCCCTAAAATGGATCCTCTTCACCATTTCATGGTGCAAAAGGTTGTGCCCATTGAGATTGCTGGTATCGACCTCTCCATTACCAACTCCACCATCTGGATGTGGTTGGCGGTGGCGGTGGCGTTTTTGTTTATGAAGTGGAGCTTTCGGGGTCGCGCTGAAGATAAGTTAATCCCCACCAAAATGCAGTCTTTGGCGGAGATGACCTTTACTTTTGTACGCCAGATTGTGGATCAGAATATTGGTGGTGCAGAGGGTCGTAAGTACTTCCCAGCCATCTTTACCCTGTTTTTGCTGGTGCTGTTCTGCAACCTGCTGGGTCTTATTCCTGGTTCGTTTACCCCTACGTCACAGTTGGTTGTGACCGCGACGTTGGCCTTGAGTGTATTTTTCTTCGCCACGGGTTTGGCGATTGTGAAACATGGCACCGGTTTTATCGGCTTTTTTGTGCCGTCAGGGGTGCCCCCCATGTTGTTGATTTTGATGGTGCCAATTGAGATTGTTTCTTACCTCTCCCGGCCTGTCTCTCTTTCCGTGCGTCTGTTTGCGAACATGACTGCGGGCCACACCGTGTTGGCGATTATGTTCTTTTTTGCGGCCACGCTGCCTTTGGGCGGTTTGTTGATGCCAGCTGCGTTCGCGACGGTGTTTACCGGTTTTGAGTTGTTCATTGGCTTCATCCAAGCCTATATTTTCACGATTCTTACCTGCGTCTATATCAACGACGCGCTGCATCTGCACTAA
- the ntrC gene encoding nitrogen regulation protein NR(I): protein MQQEAEQTILVADDDQAVRFVLEQALSRAGYKVHAFGNTQPLVNHFNQYGGDLIITDVVMPGGSGLDMVQSLKATYPDLPIIVMTAQSTLRNAVQAFERGAFEYLAKPFDINRLVDLTRRALQKQEERVRNQPQTKTKQQAAAEDMDRQLEERFGGIIGSSRAMQALFHTIGRLSNSEMTVLIHGESGTGKELVARAVHAYSPRRRGPFTAINMAAIPRDLIESELFGHEKGAFTGAVSRRPGHFQKAEGGTLFLDEIGDMPMEAQTRLLRVLQEGTFTLVGSTDILRSDVRIIAATHQDLPTAISEGRFREDLFYRLNVIPLHVPTLRSRKEDIPVLSQYFLAKTSKELKVATKRLTQSAMEKLVAYDWPGNVRELENLIRRLTVLIPEDEIRPEKIELYERTMPKLARNDLSGHEPQEERSTESNTSHSYEAILLQDLDTFFATMGGLETSGVYDMVLRKMEAVLIPRVLRQTRGNRVKAAQILGINRNTLRKKMRDLGMDD, encoded by the coding sequence ATGCAGCAGGAGGCCGAACAGACCATTTTGGTCGCGGATGATGATCAAGCCGTGCGCTTTGTGCTGGAACAGGCGTTGAGCCGGGCCGGCTACAAGGTACACGCTTTTGGCAATACCCAACCCTTGGTCAACCATTTTAACCAATATGGGGGGGATCTTATCATCACCGATGTGGTGATGCCCGGCGGCTCGGGACTGGATATGGTGCAAAGCTTAAAAGCCACTTATCCTGACCTGCCCATTATTGTGATGACGGCCCAATCCACTCTCCGCAATGCGGTACAAGCCTTTGAGCGGGGGGCTTTTGAGTATCTGGCCAAGCCCTTTGACATCAATCGGCTGGTGGATTTAACCCGACGTGCCCTGCAAAAACAGGAAGAACGCGTCCGCAATCAACCCCAAACCAAAACCAAACAGCAGGCCGCCGCCGAGGATATGGATCGCCAGTTGGAGGAGCGCTTTGGCGGTATCATTGGTTCATCCCGGGCGATGCAGGCGCTGTTTCACACCATTGGCCGTCTTTCGAATTCGGAGATGACGGTGCTCATTCATGGTGAATCGGGCACCGGTAAAGAGCTGGTAGCCCGTGCCGTGCATGCCTACAGCCCCCGCCGCCGTGGCCCTTTTACTGCCATTAACATGGCCGCTATCCCCCGGGATTTGATTGAGTCGGAACTGTTTGGTCACGAAAAGGGGGCCTTTACCGGTGCGGTCTCCCGTCGTCCTGGACATTTTCAAAAGGCCGAGGGCGGTACCCTGTTTCTGGATGAGATTGGGGATATGCCCATGGAGGCCCAAACCCGGCTGTTGCGGGTTCTGCAAGAGGGCACCTTTACCTTGGTGGGCAGCACCGACATTTTGCGCAGTGATGTCCGTATTATTGCCGCCACCCATCAGGATCTGCCCACCGCCATTTCCGAAGGTCGCTTTCGCGAGGATCTTTTCTACCGGCTTAATGTGATCCCCCTGCATGTGCCCACCCTGCGTTCCCGTAAAGAGGATATTCCGGTTCTTTCGCAATATTTTTTGGCGAAAACCTCGAAAGAGCTGAAGGTTGCCACCAAACGCCTCACCCAATCTGCCATGGAAAAGTTGGTGGCCTATGACTGGCCCGGCAACGTCCGGGAGCTGGAAAACCTGATTCGCCGCCTTACGGTGTTGATTCCAGAGGATGAGATTCGCCCTGAAAAGATCGAACTCTATGAGCGCACCATGCCCAAGTTGGCCAGAAATGATCTATCTGGCCATGAACCCCAAGAGGAGCGCTCCACCGAGAGCAACACCAGCCATAGCTACGAAGCGATTTTATTACAGGATCTGGATACATTCTTTGCCACCATGGGAGGATTGGAGACCAGCGGTGTGTATGATATGGTTTTACGCAAGATGGAGGCGGTATTGATCCCCCGGGTGTTGCGGCAAACCCGTGGCAACCGGGTCAAGGCGGCGCAAATTCTAGGCATAAACCGTAACACCTTACGAAAAAAAATGCGGGATTTGGGGATGGATGATTAA
- a CDS encoding NAD(P)/FAD-dependent oxidoreductase: MSTDSPDFLILGAGVIGLALALEARKRHPRATIVVAEKEAQPGLHASGRNSGVLHAGFYYTADSLKARFTREGNQAWSQYCMERKLRIHPCGKLVVARHEGDLAGLDELQRRAERNQVPLERVTEAQAKAIEPRVKTAGSALFSPLTASVDPKEVMAELSRDVQDAGIEIRPHAPWLGCQGERVQIGKQWLEPGYLINAAGLYADHIAKAYGFCQEHVVLPFKGLYLKSSEAPGAWKTNIYPVPDLDNPFLGVHFTVTVDGKAKIGPTAIPAFWRQHYGGLEGFSATECRQIMGRELQMLWHNPFGFRRLAVREMMKYNRVWMAHLAKQLAHGVSVKDYRQWGPPGIRAQLYHVRQRRLEMDFHFEGDHRSFHVLNAVSPGFTCALPFAVYLFDAMQVMRDKGNP, from the coding sequence ATGTCGACGGACTCCCCTGATTTTCTCATTCTTGGTGCCGGTGTAATCGGCTTGGCGTTGGCGCTGGAGGCCCGCAAACGCCATCCGCGTGCCACCATTGTGGTCGCGGAAAAGGAGGCCCAGCCCGGTCTGCATGCCAGTGGCCGTAACAGCGGTGTGCTGCATGCGGGTTTTTACTATACCGCCGACAGTCTCAAGGCCCGCTTTACCCGTGAGGGCAATCAAGCATGGAGCCAGTACTGTATGGAACGCAAATTGCGTATCCATCCGTGTGGCAAATTGGTGGTGGCCCGTCATGAGGGGGATCTGGCGGGGCTGGATGAGCTGCAACGCCGGGCAGAGCGCAATCAGGTACCCTTGGAACGTGTCACAGAGGCCCAGGCAAAAGCCATAGAACCCCGTGTAAAAACGGCAGGATCGGCCCTTTTTTCTCCCCTCACAGCATCGGTGGATCCGAAAGAGGTGATGGCCGAGCTTAGCCGGGATGTGCAGGATGCCGGTATTGAGATTCGCCCCCATGCACCATGGCTGGGTTGCCAGGGTGAGCGGGTGCAGATCGGCAAACAGTGGCTAGAACCGGGTTATTTAATCAATGCGGCTGGGCTTTACGCCGACCACATTGCCAAGGCGTACGGTTTTTGTCAGGAGCATGTGGTGCTGCCCTTTAAGGGGCTCTATCTCAAGAGCAGCGAAGCCCCAGGGGCGTGGAAAACCAATATCTATCCGGTGCCGGATCTGGACAATCCCTTTTTGGGGGTGCATTTCACCGTCACCGTTGATGGTAAAGCCAAAATAGGCCCCACGGCGATACCGGCCTTTTGGCGGCAGCACTATGGGGGATTGGAGGGTTTCTCGGCAACGGAGTGTCGGCAGATCATGGGGCGCGAGCTTCAGATGTTGTGGCACAATCCCTTTGGATTCCGCCGGTTGGCGGTGCGAGAGATGATGAAATATAACCGTGTATGGATGGCTCATCTGGCCAAACAGTTGGCGCACGGTGTGTCGGTAAAGGATTACCGGCAATGGGGACCTCCCGGCATTCGTGCGCAGCTCTATCATGTGCGGCAGCGACGGTTGGAGATGGATTTCCATTTTGAAGGGGATCACCGCAGCTTTCATGTCTTGAATGCGGTCTCCCCAGGATTTACCTGTGCACTGCCCTTTGCAGTCTATCTGTTTGATGCTATGCAGGTTATGCGAGACAAAGGCAACCCTTGA
- the yihA gene encoding ribosome biogenesis GTP-binding protein YihA/YsxC, which translates to MDKSKLDTGFNAEFVVGAVKPEQYPDDGLPEVAFAGRSNVGKSSLLNKLLNRRQLARVSNTPGRTRELNFFRINQAYYYVDLPGYGYAKVGRGQREVWDRGIGLYFNSRRDLRAVILLLDIRRGMTEQDQAMLDFIFKMGLPVLPVLTKSDKLNANPRREAIKAMRLMVAEKVPLAVAPLLVTSSSKGDGILELRQTLATLLQRELGVGDPPPPDPCP; encoded by the coding sequence ATGGACAAGAGCAAGTTGGATACCGGTTTTAATGCTGAATTTGTTGTCGGTGCGGTTAAACCGGAACAATACCCCGATGACGGCCTGCCGGAGGTCGCCTTTGCGGGCCGCTCCAATGTGGGCAAGTCATCGCTGCTGAATAAATTGTTAAACCGACGTCAATTGGCGCGGGTGAGCAACACACCGGGTCGCACGCGGGAGCTTAATTTTTTCCGCATCAACCAAGCCTATTATTATGTAGATCTGCCCGGTTATGGCTATGCCAAGGTGGGACGGGGGCAGAGAGAGGTGTGGGATCGGGGTATTGGTCTCTACTTCAACAGCCGTCGTGATCTGCGTGCGGTGATTTTGTTGCTGGACATTCGGCGTGGCATGACCGAGCAGGATCAAGCGATGCTGGATTTTATCTTTAAGATGGGTCTGCCGGTGCTGCCGGTATTAACCAAAAGCGACAAGCTTAATGCCAACCCTCGCCGTGAGGCGATCAAGGCCATGCGCTTAATGGTGGCCGAAAAAGTGCCCCTGGCGGTGGCGCCCTTGCTGGTGACTTCATCGTCCAAAGGGGATGGTATTTTGGAACTACGCCAAACCCTAGCGACCCTATTGCAGCGTGAGTTGGGGGTTGGCGATCCACCCCCGCCTGACCCTTGCCCATAA